One Aegilops tauschii subsp. strangulata cultivar AL8/78 chromosome 7, Aet v6.0, whole genome shotgun sequence genomic window carries:
- the LOC120969983 gene encoding putative serpin-Z8 yields the protein MLRILGARSCGELESFVSRMAADALQDRSASGGPSVAFACGVWSDISRPLKPAFREAVVGTYKAEASTVNFRGAPEEARGQINAWAAQVTRNLIRNVLHKGSINPATTRVVLCNAVYFKGKWEDQPFDRRHTMHEPFYRLDRSQVDVPFMQSTMSQFVAVHDGFKVLKLRYKMAVPDHKEHAHPPPYMGRVDSHRYNHDRVDQSGEYGGRDHGAPYAHPHVRAAYNRGGRSANYISTGPPPYFRHRPYPPPPFRNPTSRYGYPRPYPNGALGRFGHPPNPPYIALPHVPGRNGYPGNAFGNRHKPDPWAGNAYPSQCAAPSVFSGSNRTGYTQFSMCIFLPDAHDGLWGLLDTIASRPGFLHDHLPEQQIALREFRMPKFKLSFHSSIVAVLKKLGLELPFCERGNLSDMVEDDGSGMPIVVGDVIHKAVVEVNEEGTEAAAVTVLVGALGCARPPSPPTPPQVDFIADHPFAYYIVEEATGAVVFAGHVLDPSKE from the coding sequence ATGCTCCGCATCCTTGGCGCGCGGTCGTGTGGCGAGCTCGAGAGCTTCGTGTCCCGCATGGCGGCGGACGCGCTCCAGGACAGGTCCGCCTCAGGCGGTCCAAGTGTGGCGTTCGCATGCGGCGTGTGGAGCGACATTTCGCGGCCGCTGAAGCCGGCCTTCCGCGAGGCCGTCGTGGGCACGTACAAGGCCGAGGCGAGCACCGTTAACTTCCGCGGCGCACCGGAGGAAGCGCGTGGCCAGATCAACGCGTGGGCGGCTCAGGTGACCAGGAACCTCATCCGCAACGTTCTCCACAAAGGATCGATAAATCCGGCAACAACTCGGGTCGTCCTCTGCAACGCCGTGTACTTTAAGGGCAAGTGGGAGGACCAGCCGTTCGACAGGAGGCACACCATGCACGAACCCTTCTACCGGCTCGACCGCAGCCAGGTCGACGTGCCCTTCATGCAGAGTACGATGTCGCAGTTCGTCGCTGTGCACGACGGGTTCAAGGTACTCAAACTCCGGTACAAAATGGCGGTGCCTGATCACAAGGAACATGCGCATCCTCCTCCTTATATGGGCCGTGTTGATTCTCATCGCTACAACCATGACCGTGTTGATCAGTCCGGTGAGTATGGCGGCCGCGACCATGGTGCTCCCTACGCCCATCCCCATGTGAGGGCTGCATACAACCGTGGGGGTCGGTCTGCAAATTATATTTCCACCGGACCCCCACCATACTTCCGTCATCGTCCCTATCCTCCTCCTCCATTCCGCAACCCCACCTCTCGGTACGGCTATCCCAGGCCATATCCTAATGGTGCACTTGGTCGGTTTGGCCACCCACCTAACCCACCATATATCGCCCTCCCCCATGTTCCAGGTCGGAATGGCTACCCTGGTAATGCATTTGGCAACCGCCACAAGCCTGATCCTTGGGCAGGCAACGCCTATCCATCCCAGTGTGCTGCTCCGTCGGTGTTCTCCGGCTCCAATCGTACCGGGTACACGCAGTTCTCCATGTGCATATTTCTCCCGGACGCCCATGACGGCCTGTGGGGGCTGCTGGACACGATCGCGTCCCGACCTGGGTTCCTGCACGACCACCTGCCGGAGCAGCAAATCGCCCTCCGCGAGTTCCGGATGCCAAAGTTCAAGCTGTCCTTCCATAGCAGCATCGTCGCCGTGCTCAAGAAGCTAGGGCTTGAGCTGCCGTTCTGTGAGCGTGGCAACCTATCTGACATGGTGGAGGACGATGGCTCTGGCATGCCGATAGTGGTGGGGGATGTCATCCACAAGGCTGTTGTCGAGGTAAACGAGGAAGGGACTGAAGCCGCCGCTGTCACTGTGTTGGTCGGGGCTCTTGGATGCGCAAGGCCTCCGTCACCTCCAACACCTCCGCAGGTGGATTTCATTGCCGACCATCCATTTGCCTACTACATAGTGGAGGAGGCGACCGGAGCTGTTGTCTTCGCGGGGCACGTCCTCGACCCATCCAAGGAGTAA